The sequence ttcaataaaataatttttatttcaagcctggtcaagttataccagaaaaaagggtTCTCCGAGGCCTTGTAACTGGGATTTTTTTTGAAAGGGGTCATAAATTTCCtctcagtttcccgtcgaaaATATTGGAagatcttgaaaaaggccgagcGGTCCTGGGTCAAGCTGCACCTGTGGATTATGGAGACCCTGTCCTAAGACCTATATGAAACGCCTTATTCTTGCAGGACTTCTGCAGATGGCCCGACGAACCTTTCGAAGAAATGGACAGCACGCTGGCCGTGCAGCAATATATTCAGCAGATGATAAGGAAAGACCCATCAAGTATCGATTTAATTCTTAGCATGCCAGAAGCTCAGGACGAAGGAGTTTGGAAATATGAACATCTCAGACAATTCTGTATGGAATTGAACGGACTAGCAGTTAGACTACAAGAAGAATGCCATCCAAACGCCTGTACACAGATGACCGCCACCGAACAGTGGATATTTTTATGTGCAGCTCACAAAACACCCAAAGAATGCCCAGCCATTGATTACACCCGGCACACTTTGGACGGAGCTGCCTGTTTATTAAACAGCAATAAATATTTCCCAAGCAGGTATGCAAAAATAcgatacaaaataatgaaaatggtatttcagggtggccgttttaatcaaagaaaaatatttccggTCATTTCACGGTTTTTTTCTGGTTCACAAACCTTTTTTCACggttagtaaaaatttttaaatcgtactCAACTtgacatttttctatttgaagcaGCCCCGTGACACTCTGAAATGAAAGTGgccgaaaattattcaaatgtatgGGGAATGTGgcataaatgtgaaattttgtgattttttaattataagaacggAATTTTTCGATGTTTTGTTGTTGCTTTATGATTATGTTTTAAAGCTTTTATaccgaaattttattaatattttatttagatttgCAATTCTGATTAcatgaatttttgtgaaaaagtgcAATCTTTCAAAGAGCTATTATGAGAACCAAATGGAATGGTacatatttttatctgaattatttttcaatttattcaattaatctTCATAAAACAATATATTGAAGttgttataataaaatttcaaaacagttgagagtcaataaaattgtttttaaagatctcaatattttttcttcactgaaaacaattgacaaaaaagttttgcacattatgaaaaatgttttatttttgttaaatgattgttaacatgaattttcaataatattaataacataatatattaaaaatattatcaaaaaatttcgaaagcactttaaatttctttgaattgtgTTGAAAGATcgcaatcttttttgttcattttgaaaataattgacaagTGTTGCACTacaagaaaaatctttaatttcagcGAGATATATAAAGTAAAActgttatctatttttttaacgaaaattattgataacatgaattttcaataatattaataaaataattcataaaagttatgatcaaaaaattatactaaattttaattcgttacaaatttttttaaagattgcaatatTTTCGTTCACTTTGCAAATAATTAACAATGAAGTGTTACActatacacaaatttttaattgaaatgagagataatgaataaaatatgcaaataaaCTGTTGTTTTCTTAACGCATTTTATTGCAATAAAACATGTTTTAACTGAAACTATTAGTAACATAAATGttcaattatattaataaaataattaattaaagtccttatcaaaaaagttgaaaaaatgtttagttcgttacaactttttttaaagatcgcaatctttttagtttacttttaaaataattattaaataagtgttgcactaaaaaaaagttaaaatttaaacgagagataatgagtaaaatattcaattaaactgtttttaaggcaaattattggtaacattaattttcaataatattaacgTTTTTAAAGGTATAGTTGACTGATACAAATTTTAGTCTACgactttatcaatatttatttactcCATAAATCCTATTCTTTCTAATATAAAGCGTTAgaaagattcgaaatatttgtaaaaatagatattttttatagcAGAATTAGTTTTTATAGCTTTCTTATAATgaaagaaagtaaattattttctaaccttaaaaaGAAATAGTATTTTGTATAGTTTAGTTCAATTAAGcgtgagttttaatttttaataatcattataaatttaaataaaattcaaatatacaattttcaaagtttataatttttttccacttttcattCTTACTTATTAATTTAATGGACATTTAATATGctagaaaatattcttttgagATAAATATGCAAAgcaagtattttataaattaaaataaatgaaatttgtattttccatGTCACATTTATTCTACAGGTCTTTATAGGGGAGCCATTCTCCTGATTTTAAGTAATAacaactgagctgcaaattaaagcactcaaagtggaactcttgaattttaaactttaaaaactaaagtttaaaattttttaattcaaaaattttgtattcagaaGCTCAATactttacacgtataaaatgaaaaatacgcACACTTTTccactgaagaattttcaattaaatgcgaAATTAAATATgttgaactgttaaaaattatagagttcaaagatttagattcatttccaaaaaatataaatcgaccTTATCATTTGCCATGctgtaaattaaagaatttatcaatgaatttaaacatgtttaaaattatatcattttaagcaattgtaagctagaagtattaaaaatggaacgattacattcatttaaattaaaagctatattattttaatttgaaatctttttaaaactttaaattgcttcaagattttaCTTCAAACtcttgaaacatctgcatgttttatatcttttaaaattttaaattatttaaaaaacagtctcAGAACCTCTAAacctattttaaaatgatttgaatttttcctcatttttttaaaaatctagttgaagaacaaaaatttcttcaaattttccacattaatttttgataattttgtaaacttttctcgatctttttaaatattttctttcaaaaaaaatttcaaagtaaaaaatcatcaattttcttataaaatgttttttattcttctaaagccttttaaactttttaaaaagcttctagattttttgtttgaaatctgccaatacctatatttctaaattagagtttataaaattaaaaaattaaattaaagtttctaaATTAGGCCGTTGattatttggaattatttaaatcatttaaaatcatttgaaatttttagttgattgttgaatttttctgaatcttgtaaatatttccaattcactcgaatttttctaagaattataGGTGTTGAATGGTTAGTTAtacgtaaaaatttaacaatttgacttacaaattaattttttttaatataacaattacaattgtaacgttccaagtttagttttttttttaatattcaatttgtgaATACTCATTTTAAATGAACTGTCAGATATTTCTAGTTAtcaaataattgttctttttcttaattaaaaaatttcaaattgaatggtttaaagaaagaatatttttgacagaaataatatttttagttaaaaagtttattatttggttgaacaattaACGAATTTTTCCGAAATTCATCCATTTGAAATAAAGTTCgcagaaagttcgtcttttagtgtctaaaaatcaactattgtggtagaaaataactttttgttgaaaattcaacttttttttatttcctcgttttggttcaaaatttcctctgttttagtagaatttttttctgataaaattgcaATTAGTTTaaagtttgttaaaatatcatttatttttatttttaaaatgaatcattttaatttaaaatgtatctctggtaaaaaatttaactaattgggtaaaaatttaactactttgttaaaaaatttatttttttggttgaaaattcaacttttttattgaatgtttctttaaaaatcaatttgtttaactGACAACCTGACTTTttcttttgtagtttaaaattgatattttctggttgaaaattcaattattttttttgaaaattaatgtatttggtttcttattcattttttggtaaaaaattatcttggatttaatttgtctcttttgattttataattcatgtcttttgatataatttttttttctgagataatatcaaccattacattttttgtaggttaaaaattcaactatttgctgaagaattcaaccaaatttaaatctttgctagaaaatttaactatttagtttgacAATATACGtctttcctaaaaaaaatcatattttagttcaagtattttgttgaaaattcgtctatttgaacagaaaattcggccttttggattgaaaactcatcttttatggtagagaagtaatcttttttctttgaaatgaattaatttgaatttattaatattaaatgaaaaatttatcagtGAAAATTCAGGGCATTTTGAAAGTTATATTTAGCGGCCACCATGTTTATGATATGCAAATCTCGCCAAT is a genomic window of Belonocnema kinseyi isolate 2016_QV_RU_SX_M_011 chromosome 8, B_treatae_v1, whole genome shotgun sequence containing:
- the LOC117179034 gene encoding MOB kinase activator-like 4; translated protein: MKMAEGSTILRRNRPGTKAKDFCRWPDEPFEEMDSTLAVQQYIQQMIRKDPSSIDLILSMPEAQDEGVWKYEHLRQFCMELNGLAVRLQEECHPNACTQMTATEQWIFLCAAHKTPKECPAIDYTRHTLDGAACLLNSNKYFPSRVSIKESSVAKLGSVCRRVYRIFSHAYFHHRTIFDEFENETFLCRRFTAFVTKYNLMSKDNLIVPIMEEEGPTESEA